The Variovorax paradoxus genome window below encodes:
- a CDS encoding CoA transferase, with protein sequence MALEHITVLDLTHMLSGPYGTMLLADLGARTIKVEPPGSGEGTRRLLENDPDYARGGMGAYYLTLNRNKESVCVDLKSAEGKAVFLDLVRRADVVFDNFSVGVTQRLGIDFESLSQVNPRIVTCSVTGFGQTGPETQRPAFDQVVQAMGGGMSITGTPESGPTRSGIPIGDLGGGMFGAMGVLAALAERERTGRGQHVDISMLDAQISLLNYMATMHLMSGHVPAGIGNGHFVHVPYNSYPTADGHIIIACIGDPFFERFVEFIDLPELRDPAYRQQPVRFAAKAEIDALIADELRKQPTAHWLARLRQARIPCGPVNDFAQALSDTQVLARDMVVEVPLHTGETVRMPGNPIKLSAAVPQAYGSPPSLGEHTRRVLGDWVGYSDAKLDALRQAGTIA encoded by the coding sequence TTGGCACTCGAACACATCACGGTGCTCGACCTGACGCACATGCTGTCGGGCCCCTACGGCACCATGCTGCTGGCCGACCTCGGCGCGCGCACCATCAAGGTCGAGCCGCCCGGCAGCGGCGAAGGCACCCGACGCCTGCTGGAGAACGATCCCGACTACGCGCGCGGCGGCATGGGCGCCTACTACCTCACGCTGAACCGCAACAAGGAGAGCGTCTGCGTGGACCTCAAGAGCGCCGAGGGCAAGGCCGTGTTCCTCGACCTGGTGCGCCGGGCCGACGTGGTGTTCGACAACTTCAGCGTCGGCGTCACGCAGCGCCTGGGCATCGACTTCGAATCGCTCTCGCAGGTCAACCCGCGCATCGTGACCTGCTCGGTCACGGGCTTCGGCCAGACCGGCCCCGAGACGCAGCGCCCGGCCTTCGACCAGGTGGTGCAGGCGATGGGCGGCGGCATGTCGATCACCGGCACGCCCGAGAGCGGCCCCACGCGCAGCGGCATCCCGATCGGCGACCTCGGCGGCGGCATGTTCGGCGCGATGGGCGTGCTGGCGGCGCTGGCCGAGCGCGAGCGCACAGGGCGCGGGCAGCACGTCGACATCTCGATGCTCGACGCGCAGATCTCGCTGCTCAACTACATGGCGACCATGCACCTGATGTCGGGCCACGTGCCCGCGGGCATCGGCAACGGCCACTTCGTGCACGTGCCCTACAACAGCTATCCCACGGCCGACGGCCACATCATCATCGCCTGCATCGGAGACCCCTTCTTCGAGCGTTTCGTCGAGTTCATCGACCTGCCGGAGCTGCGCGACCCGGCCTACCGGCAGCAGCCAGTGCGCTTCGCGGCCAAGGCCGAGATCGACGCGCTGATCGCCGACGAACTGCGCAAGCAGCCGACCGCGCACTGGCTCGCGCGGCTGCGCCAGGCGCGCATTCCGTGCGGGCCGGTCAACGACTTCGCGCAGGCGCTGAGCGACACGCAGGTTCTCGCGCGCGACATGGTGGTCGAGGTGCCGCTGCACACCGGCGAGACCGTGCGCATGCCGGGCAACCCGATCAAGCTCTCGGCCGCCGTGCCGCAGGCCTACGGCAGCCCGCCCTCGCTCGGCGAGCACACGCGCCGCGTGCTCGGCGACTGGGTCGGCTATTCCGACGCGAAGCTCGACGCGCTGCGCCAGGCCGGCACCATCGCCTGA
- the prpR gene encoding propionate catabolism operon regulatory protein PrpR, whose protein sequence is MMERPLPSDPASPARRGLPRLCFLSYRQIREFALPVVAEYVGRAEIEVVDGTFGDALAIARDRLERGLVDAFVSAGSNASILRAGLEAPVATIQLGGFDLMQALIKARRIAKRVGVVMYGQTIPELDEVKDLLNIEVSQYAYRTPDDARQRFESLRREGFDVIVGSSLVVELAQQAGLHGLLAYSLASIRKGFEDAMELARVARLEAGRYEQLNGVLHNLQEAVLAVDRDNRIIAVNPPMQLLLGHAPARLLGRSLEVMQPELSLRATLDQGLEERALVQRFAQRDWVVNRTPIREHGEIVGAALTLYDARAIQEADTSLRMQHGRRQSAARHRFASLVGHSPAFARAVQTAQRFARNDLTVLIAGESGVGKELFAQSIHNESTRAGRPFVAVNCAAFPEALLESELFGYEEGAFTGSRRGGKRGLFETAHTGTLFLDEIGDMPLHLQTRLLRVLQEREITRLGATAPIPVDVRVIAATHQPLQQMIAEWRFRQDLYYRINTLRLVLPPLRERREDVALLAQVLVERCLQRQGHGVLDARRALAPLMPRLLAYGWPGNVRELENVGERIAVFLMQFERIEEIRWEELRHECPELFADESAAPVEAGGVPAKSQWRELLAANGGNRQQTARQLGVSRSTLWRWVREMENAEEL, encoded by the coding sequence ATGATGGAACGCCCGCTCCCCTCCGACCCGGCCTCGCCCGCGCGCCGCGGCCTGCCGCGCCTGTGCTTCCTGAGCTACCGCCAGATCCGCGAATTCGCGCTGCCCGTGGTGGCCGAGTACGTCGGCCGCGCCGAGATCGAGGTGGTCGACGGCACCTTCGGCGACGCGCTCGCGATCGCGCGCGACCGCCTCGAGCGCGGGCTGGTCGATGCCTTCGTGAGCGCGGGCTCGAACGCGAGCATCCTGCGCGCCGGCCTCGAGGCGCCGGTAGCGACGATCCAGCTCGGCGGCTTCGACCTGATGCAGGCGCTGATCAAGGCGCGACGCATCGCCAAGCGCGTGGGCGTGGTGATGTACGGCCAGACCATTCCCGAGCTCGACGAGGTCAAGGACCTGCTCAACATCGAGGTCAGCCAGTACGCCTACCGCACGCCCGACGACGCGCGCCAGCGCTTCGAGTCATTGCGCCGCGAGGGCTTCGACGTGATCGTGGGCTCGAGCCTGGTGGTCGAGCTGGCGCAGCAGGCGGGGCTGCACGGCCTGCTGGCCTATTCGCTCGCGAGCATTCGCAAGGGCTTCGAGGATGCGATGGAGCTCGCGCGCGTGGCGCGGCTCGAGGCCGGGCGCTACGAGCAGCTCAACGGCGTGCTGCACAACCTGCAGGAGGCGGTGCTCGCGGTCGACCGCGACAACCGCATCATCGCGGTCAACCCGCCGATGCAGCTGCTGCTGGGCCATGCGCCCGCGCGCCTGCTCGGCCGCTCGCTCGAGGTGATGCAGCCCGAGCTGTCGCTGCGGGCCACGCTCGACCAGGGCCTGGAGGAGCGTGCCCTCGTGCAGCGCTTCGCGCAGCGCGACTGGGTGGTCAACCGCACGCCGATCCGCGAGCACGGCGAGATCGTCGGCGCCGCGCTCACGCTCTACGACGCACGCGCGATCCAGGAGGCCGACACCAGCCTGCGCATGCAGCACGGCCGCCGCCAGAGCGCGGCGCGGCACCGCTTCGCGAGCCTGGTGGGCCACAGCCCGGCTTTCGCGCGCGCCGTGCAGACCGCGCAGCGCTTCGCGCGCAACGACCTCACGGTGCTGATCGCGGGCGAGAGCGGCGTGGGCAAGGAGCTGTTTGCGCAGTCGATCCACAACGAGAGCACGCGCGCGGGCCGGCCCTTCGTGGCGGTGAACTGCGCGGCCTTTCCCGAGGCGCTGCTCGAGAGCGAGCTGTTCGGCTACGAGGAAGGCGCCTTCACCGGCTCGCGCCGCGGTGGCAAGCGCGGCCTGTTCGAGACCGCGCACACCGGCACCCTGTTCCTCGACGAGATCGGCGACATGCCGCTGCACCTGCAGACGCGCCTCCTGCGCGTGCTGCAGGAGCGCGAGATCACGCGCCTGGGCGCGACCGCGCCGATCCCCGTCGACGTGCGCGTGATCGCCGCCACGCACCAGCCGCTGCAGCAGATGATCGCCGAGTGGCGCTTTCGCCAGGACCTCTACTACCGCATCAACACGCTGCGCCTGGTGCTGCCGCCCTTGCGCGAACGGCGCGAGGACGTCGCGCTGCTGGCCCAGGTGCTGGTCGAGCGCTGCCTGCAGCGGCAGGGCCATGGCGTGCTCGATGCGCGGCGTGCGCTGGCACCGCTGATGCCGCGCCTGCTGGCCTACGGCTGGCCCGGCAACGTGCGCGAACTCGAGAACGTGGGCGAGCGCATCGCCGTGTTCCTCATGCAGTTCGAGCGCATCGAGGAGATTCGCTGGGAGGAGCTGCGGCACGAGTGCCCGGAGCTGTTCGCGGACGAGAGCGCCGCGCCGGTCGAGGCGGGCGGCGTGCCCGCGAAGTCGCAATGGCGCGAACTGCTGGCCGCGAACGGCGGCAACCGCCAGCAGACCGCGCGACAGCTGGGGGTGAGTCGGTCGACGTTGTGGCGGTGGGTGCGGGAGATGGAGAATGCCGAGGAGCTATGA